One part of the Thiothrix nivea DSM 5205 genome encodes these proteins:
- the acnB gene encoding bifunctional aconitate hydratase 2/2-methylisocitrate dehydratase produces the protein MLQEYRKHVEERAAQGVPPKPLDAAQTAALVELLKNPPAGEEAFLVDLLENRVPAGVDEAAYVKAGFLAAIASGEVSCGLVSQVRAVEVLGMMLGGYNVQPLIAALDSDVTAAAAVKALSHTLLMFDAFHDVEEKAKAGNAAAKQVLESWAAGEWFTSKPEVAQKITVTVFKVPGETNTDDLSPAPDAWSRPDIPLHANAMLKMPRDGMEPEVPGSVGPLKQIEAVKAKGFPVAYVGDVVGTGSSRKSATNSVLWFFGDDMPGIPNKRAGGYCFGGKIAPIFFNTMEDAGALPIEMDVSQMNMGDVVDVYPYEGVAKRHGTDDVISSFGLKTQVLLDEARAGGRINLIIGRGLTNKAREALGLGASELFRSPEQPADTGKGYTLAQKMVGKACGLEGVRPGMYCEPKMTTVGSQDTTGPMTRDELKDLACLGFSADLVMQSFCHTAAYPKPVDVNTHHTLPDFIMTRGGVSLRPGDGVIHSWLNRMLLPDTVGTGGDSHTRFPIGVSFPAGSGLVAFAAATGVMPLDMPESVLVRFTGKMQPGITLRDLVHAIPHKAIQMGLLTVEKKGKKNVFNGTVLEIEGLDHLTVEQAFELSDASAERSAAGCTVALSEDSVAEYLRSNIVMLKWMLSEGYGDRRTIERRIGKMEAWLENPSLMRADADAEYAAVIEINMDEIKEPILCAPNDPDDAHLLSEVAGRKIDEVFIGSCMTNIGHFRAAGKLLDAANKQIPTRMWIAPPTKMDASQLSDEGYYNIYGRAGARMEMPGCSLCMGNQARIQEGSTAVSTSTRNFPNRLGTNTDVFLASAELASVAAVMGKLPTVEEYMEFANKIDSMASDVYRYLNFDKMESYQNAAAKVGDIPVVAA, from the coding sequence ATGTTGCAAGAGTATCGCAAACACGTTGAAGAACGCGCCGCTCAGGGCGTACCACCCAAGCCATTGGATGCTGCCCAGACTGCTGCTCTGGTTGAATTGCTGAAGAATCCGCCTGCTGGTGAAGAAGCATTTCTGGTTGACCTGCTGGAAAATCGTGTTCCTGCTGGTGTTGACGAAGCCGCTTATGTCAAAGCCGGTTTTCTGGCGGCCATTGCCAGTGGTGAAGTGAGCTGTGGTCTGGTAAGTCAGGTTCGTGCCGTTGAAGTGTTGGGTATGATGTTGGGTGGTTACAACGTACAACCACTGATTGCCGCACTGGATAGCGATGTAACTGCCGCTGCGGCTGTCAAAGCGCTTTCCCACACTCTGCTGATGTTTGATGCATTCCATGATGTGGAAGAAAAAGCCAAGGCAGGCAATGCTGCTGCCAAGCAGGTGCTGGAATCCTGGGCTGCTGGTGAGTGGTTCACTTCCAAGCCTGAAGTCGCACAGAAAATCACTGTCACCGTATTCAAGGTGCCGGGCGAAACCAACACTGATGACCTGTCTCCGGCTCCGGATGCATGGTCCCGCCCTGACATCCCGCTGCACGCCAATGCGATGCTGAAAATGCCGCGCGACGGTATGGAACCTGAAGTACCGGGTTCTGTTGGCCCGCTGAAGCAGATCGAAGCAGTGAAAGCCAAAGGTTTCCCGGTTGCTTACGTCGGTGACGTGGTAGGTACCGGTTCTTCCCGTAAGTCTGCGACCAACTCCGTGCTGTGGTTCTTCGGCGACGACATGCCGGGGATTCCTAACAAGCGCGCGGGTGGTTACTGCTTCGGCGGCAAGATTGCCCCGATCTTCTTCAACACCATGGAAGATGCAGGCGCACTGCCGATCGAAATGGATGTTTCCCAGATGAACATGGGTGACGTGGTTGATGTTTATCCTTACGAAGGCGTTGCCAAGCGTCACGGTACGGATGACGTCATCTCCAGCTTCGGCCTGAAAACCCAGGTACTGCTGGACGAAGCCCGTGCCGGTGGCCGTATCAACCTGATCATTGGCCGTGGCCTAACCAACAAGGCGCGTGAAGCATTGGGTCTGGGTGCATCTGAGCTGTTCCGCTCCCCTGAGCAGCCTGCTGACACTGGCAAAGGTTACACACTGGCGCAGAAAATGGTTGGCAAGGCTTGTGGTCTGGAAGGTGTTCGCCCTGGCATGTACTGCGAACCGAAAATGACTACTGTTGGTTCTCAGGATACCACTGGCCCGATGACCCGTGACGAGCTGAAAGACCTGGCTTGCCTGGGCTTCTCGGCTGATCTGGTGATGCAGTCTTTCTGCCACACGGCGGCTTACCCGAAGCCGGTTGACGTAAATACTCACCACACCCTGCCTGATTTCATCATGACCCGTGGCGGCGTTTCGCTGCGCCCTGGTGATGGTGTTATCCACTCCTGGTTGAATCGCATGTTGCTACCGGATACTGTGGGCACGGGTGGTGACTCCCACACCCGTTTCCCAATCGGTGTTTCCTTCCCGGCTGGTTCTGGTCTGGTGGCGTTCGCGGCTGCGACCGGGGTCATGCCGCTGGATATGCCGGAATCCGTACTGGTGCGTTTCACCGGCAAAATGCAGCCGGGCATCACCCTGCGTGACCTCGTTCATGCCATTCCGCACAAAGCAATCCAGATGGGTCTGCTGACGGTGGAAAAGAAAGGCAAGAAGAACGTGTTCAACGGCACTGTGCTGGAAATCGAAGGTCTGGATCACCTGACCGTTGAACAGGCATTCGAACTGTCTGACGCTTCTGCCGAACGTTCTGCCGCCGGTTGTACCGTAGCGCTGTCGGAAGATTCCGTGGCGGAATACCTGCGTTCCAACATTGTTATGCTGAAGTGGATGCTGTCGGAAGGTTACGGTGACCGCCGTACCATCGAGCGCCGTATCGGCAAGATGGAAGCCTGGCTGGAGAACCCAAGCCTGATGCGTGCTGACGCTGATGCGGAATACGCTGCCGTGATCGAAATCAACATGGACGAAATCAAGGAGCCTATCCTGTGCGCCCCGAATGACCCGGATGATGCACACCTGCTGTCTGAAGTGGCTGGCCGCAAGATTGATGAAGTCTTCATCGGTTCCTGCATGACCAACATCGGTCACTTCCGCGCGGCGGGCAAGCTGCTGGACGCTGCCAACAAGCAGATTCCGACCCGCATGTGGATTGCGCCGCCAACCAAGATGGATGCCTCCCAGCTAAGCGACGAAGGTTACTACAACATCTACGGTCGTGCCGGTGCGCGCATGGAAATGCCGGGCTGCTCACTGTGCATGGGTAACCAGGCGCGTATTCAGGAAGGTTCTACGGCGGTTTCCACTTCCACCCGTAACTTCCCGAACCGTTTGGGTACCAACACTGACGTGTTCCTGGCATCTGCGGAGCTGGCGTCAGTTGCTGCGGTGATGGGCAAACTGCCAACTGTTGAAGAGTATATGGAATTCGCGAACAAGATCGATAGCATGGCTAGCGATGTGTATCGTTACCTGAACTTCGACAAGATGGAAAGCTATCAGAATGCGGCGGCGAAAGTCGGCGATATTCCGGTAGTGGCTGCGTAA
- a CDS encoding toxin-antitoxin system TumE family protein, with translation MRRKARYDDGAIREMVIWELPESVPGSQHSYKYRFFYGKDGKRIIGYDNERGKGDHKHVNDVEIPYTFTSFGS, from the coding sequence TTGCGCCGTAAGGCTCGTTACGATGATGGAGCAATCCGCGAAATGGTGATTTGGGAACTGCCAGAATCCGTACCGGGAAGCCAGCATTCATACAAATACCGTTTTTTCTACGGCAAAGACGGTAAACGAATCATCGGCTACGATAACGAGCGAGGAAAGGGCGACCACAAGCATGTCAACGATGTCGAAATCCCTTATACCTTCACAAGCTTCGGCAGTTAG
- a CDS encoding Uma2 family endonuclease, producing the protein MEATKLKTVDDLLLASQQDERIELINGEIVKRPMARSEHAMAQAGLSGQFLPLWRKDGSGGWWIMSEISVRYSEHHCPTHDLAGWRKERFPHRPTGMMEIIPDWVCEITSPGHERKDTFTQLLRLQAYKVPYYWLISPEDKTLIAYELEREHYRVAFSVECHDVEVCSKLVIPPFAGHVLDFGYVFGE; encoded by the coding sequence ATGGAAGCCACCAAGCTCAAAACCGTCGACGACCTGCTGCTTGCCAGCCAGCAGGACGAACGCATTGAGCTGATCAACGGCGAAATTGTCAAACGCCCGATGGCGCGTTCCGAACATGCGATGGCACAGGCTGGTCTCTCCGGTCAGTTTCTCCCCCTTTGGCGCAAGGATGGTTCAGGCGGCTGGTGGATCATGAGTGAAATCAGCGTGCGTTACAGCGAGCATCACTGCCCAACCCATGACCTCGCAGGTTGGCGCAAGGAACGTTTTCCGCACCGCCCTACCGGCATGATGGAGATCATTCCCGACTGGGTATGTGAAATCACCTCGCCGGGACATGAGCGCAAAGATACGTTCACCCAGTTGCTGCGTTTGCAGGCTTACAAAGTGCCATATTACTGGCTGATTTCCCCGGAAGACAAAACCTTGATTGCCTATGAACTGGAAAGGGAACACTATCGTGTGGCTTTTTCGGTGGAATGCCATGATGTGGAGGTTTGTAGCAAGCTTGTGATTCCACCATTTGCGGGGCATGTGCTTGATTTTGGGTATGTGTTTGGTGAGTAA
- a CDS encoding Eco57I restriction-modification methylase domain-containing protein, with protein sequence MPATPSLFHPRTLKKALAQHSSLKDGQIPAAARKVLEEWQNMITDGSIHKQNEKKLQPEFFRDLCGTVLGYKSFSQKDKRSGQWTLGYEESSGRGFSDICFGHFSDKEKQRLAPFELKDSRTNDLDVPMLGRKLSTVAQAAQYAENSKGEARWYLVSNCIEIRLYKYPFSNQVYESWQIANLIQPAEYDHFVLLLGAKSLLSGATEKLFEQSQQAEKDITNELYADYRDIRVKLINGMKRENGRFSRQSMVARAQTLLDRVLFIAFAEDRDLLPAHTLQTYISAKGGFDTSWDMLKRLFRDVNDGNRQRDIPRYNGDLFKPDEVLEELSISDELLNELQRLWAYDFDTDVNVTILGHIFEQSIADLDQIYESLDEHSDLQLVQQKHGTSGKRKQDGVVYTPDFITTWIVQKTLGDYLDKRKQEISAEAESLAWWQTYRDILATTRILDPACGSGAFLVAAFQYLKQEYALLNQRLQELGDEGDLFGRELNHDILNNNLFGVDINAESVEIARLSLHLATAEKGKPLTSLRDNIKQGNSIVDDKSVDKGAFNWFGRFKEFDVILGNPPYVRQERLTPIKPYLETHYQTYHGVADLYTYFFELGLRLLKKGGMLGYISSGTFFRTGSGENLRRFLAVESNLKTVVDFGDLQVFEGVTTYPAILIMEKPSRVRKQAPAQAFQFLNVQSTHVSQLTSELREASFGEMPQNKLALDGWRLEDERLQALRAKLTKGKRTLKEVYSSPLYGIKTGLMNAFVIDQETYQKLVSANPQSLDRLKPFLEGKDLKKWRAESRKLYLVLFPKGWTRQQIKSLAGQAPTETQAWEWLKHQYPAICEWLEPFAERGRKRSDQGEFWWELRACAYYDEFDGNKIIYPDITDRLKFSFDSKAYLFETTGFFIKQADQFLCGLLNSEVVWFFLRNMCPQIRGGFSRLKTIYMETVPVPEATEEQKQAIAELAESCQTLAEQRYALENGFRRRIPDLCPKDREAKLSQKLQAWWEMDFAAFRAEVKKVFKQDIPFDDVDKWEGRFDKDKAAIQSLGYQLTVKEQALNQAVYALFGLDEVEIKLLEESLA encoded by the coding sequence ATGCCTGCTACCCCAAGCCTGTTTCACCCCCGCACCCTCAAGAAAGCCCTTGCCCAGCACAGCAGCCTGAAAGACGGGCAAATTCCCGCAGCCGCCCGCAAGGTGCTGGAAGAATGGCAGAACATGATCACGGATGGCTCCATCCACAAACAAAATGAGAAAAAACTCCAGCCGGAATTTTTCCGTGATTTGTGCGGTACTGTATTGGGCTACAAGAGTTTTAGCCAGAAAGACAAAAGAAGCGGGCAATGGACATTAGGCTATGAGGAAAGCAGTGGGCGGGGCTTTTCCGACATCTGTTTCGGCCATTTTTCTGACAAAGAAAAACAGCGGCTTGCACCCTTTGAACTGAAAGATTCACGCACCAATGATCTGGATGTGCCGATGCTGGGGCGCAAACTTTCTACCGTTGCACAAGCTGCCCAATACGCCGAAAACAGCAAGGGCGAAGCCCGCTGGTATCTGGTTTCCAACTGCATCGAAATCCGCCTCTACAAATACCCGTTTTCCAATCAGGTGTATGAAAGCTGGCAGATTGCCAACCTGATCCAGCCCGCCGAATACGACCATTTCGTGTTGCTGCTGGGCGCAAAAAGCCTGCTGTCCGGTGCAACCGAGAAGCTGTTTGAGCAAAGCCAGCAAGCTGAAAAGGACATTACCAACGAGCTGTATGCCGATTACCGCGATATTCGGGTGAAGCTGATCAATGGCATGAAGCGCGAAAACGGGCGTTTCAGCCGCCAAAGCATGGTGGCGCGTGCGCAAACCCTGCTTGACCGGGTGTTGTTCATTGCGTTTGCGGAAGACCGTGACCTGCTGCCCGCCCATACCCTGCAAACCTATATCAGCGCCAAAGGCGGTTTCGATACCTCGTGGGATATGCTCAAACGCCTGTTCAGGGATGTGAATGACGGCAACAGGCAACGCGATATTCCCCGTTACAACGGCGATCTGTTCAAGCCGGATGAGGTACTGGAAGAACTCAGCATCAGCGATGAACTGCTGAACGAGCTGCAACGCCTGTGGGCCTATGACTTTGATACTGATGTCAATGTCACCATTCTTGGGCATATTTTCGAGCAATCCATCGCTGACCTTGACCAGATTTATGAGTCACTGGATGAACACAGCGACCTGCAACTGGTACAGCAAAAACACGGCACCAGCGGCAAACGCAAGCAGGATGGCGTTGTATACACACCCGATTTCATCACTACCTGGATTGTGCAGAAAACACTGGGCGACTATCTCGACAAGCGCAAACAGGAAATCAGCGCGGAAGCCGAGTCGCTGGCATGGTGGCAGACATATCGCGATATTCTGGCGACCACGCGCATTCTCGACCCGGCCTGTGGCAGTGGCGCGTTTCTGGTAGCCGCTTTCCAGTACCTGAAGCAGGAATACGCGCTGCTTAACCAGCGTTTGCAGGAGCTGGGCGACGAAGGCGACCTGTTCGGCAGGGAGCTGAACCACGACATTCTCAACAACAACCTGTTTGGCGTCGACATTAACGCGGAATCGGTCGAAATTGCGCGGCTTTCGCTGCATCTGGCGACAGCGGAAAAAGGCAAACCGCTGACTTCACTGCGCGACAATATCAAGCAAGGCAATAGCATTGTTGATGACAAAAGCGTGGATAAGGGCGCGTTCAACTGGTTCGGGCGTTTCAAGGAATTTGATGTCATCCTCGGTAATCCGCCGTATGTGCGGCAGGAACGCCTGACACCGATCAAGCCGTATCTGGAAACCCACTATCAGACCTATCATGGCGTTGCCGACCTTTACACCTACTTCTTTGAACTCGGGCTGCGCTTGCTGAAAAAAGGCGGCATGTTGGGGTATATCAGCTCCGGCACCTTCTTCCGCACGGGTAGCGGCGAAAACCTGCGGCGCTTCCTGGCGGTGGAATCCAACCTCAAAACCGTGGTCGACTTTGGCGACTTGCAGGTGTTTGAAGGCGTGACCACCTACCCCGCCATCCTGATCATGGAAAAGCCCAGCCGAGTCCGCAAACAGGCTCCAGCGCAAGCGTTCCAGTTCCTCAACGTCCAATCCACCCACGTCAGCCAGCTTACCAGCGAACTCAGGGAAGCCAGCTTTGGCGAAATGCCGCAAAACAAACTCGCCCTTGACGGCTGGCGGCTCGAAGACGAACGCCTGCAAGCCCTACGCGCCAAGCTCACCAAAGGCAAACGCACCCTCAAAGAAGTCTACAGCTCCCCCCTCTACGGCATCAAAACCGGTTTGATGAATGCTTTTGTTATTGACCAAGAAACCTACCAAAAATTAGTCAGCGCCAATCCACAATCGCTTGATCGGTTAAAACCGTTTTTGGAAGGCAAAGACCTGAAAAAATGGCGAGCAGAATCGCGCAAGTTGTACCTTGTTCTGTTTCCTAAGGGTTGGACACGGCAACAAATAAAATCGCTTGCGGGGCAAGCTCCTACAGAAACTCAAGCCTGGGAATGGTTGAAGCATCAATATCCAGCCATTTGTGAGTGGCTTGAACCTTTCGCTGAAAGAGGTAGAAAGCGCTCTGATCAGGGTGAATTTTGGTGGGAACTCAGAGCTTGTGCTTATTATGATGAATTTGACGGTAATAAAATCATCTATCCTGACATTACTGACCGTTTGAAATTCAGTTTTGACAGCAAAGCTTACTTGTTTGAAACAACTGGCTTTTTCATCAAACAAGCTGATCAATTTCTCTGCGGATTATTAAATAGCGAAGTTGTTTGGTTTTTCTTGCGCAATATGTGCCCTCAAATTCGTGGCGGCTTCTCTCGTCTTAAGACTATTTACATGGAAACTGTGCCGGTGCCGGAGGCGACGGAGGAGCAGAAACAGGCGATAGCGGAATTGGCTGAAAGTTGCCAGACACTGGCAGAACAGCGTTACGCGCTGGAAAACGGTTTCCGTCGCCGGATTCCTGATCTTTGCCCCAAAGACAGGGAAGCGAAACTGTCGCAAAAACTGCAAGCGTGGTGGGAAATGGATTTTGCCGCTTTCCGTGCGGAGGTGAAGAAGGTTTTCAAGCAGGATATTCCCTTCGATGATGTCGATAAATGGGAAGGCCGGTTTGATAAGGACAAAGCAGCGATTCAGAGCCTCGGCTATCAACTGACCGTGAAGGAACAGGCGTTGAATCAGGCGGTTTATGCGCTGTTTGGGCTGGATGAGGTGGAAATCAAATTACTGGAGGAGAGTCTGGCATGA
- a CDS encoding HNH endonuclease: MSITAETRLLVRERAGFACEFCGVTETDTAAELTVDHYQPQAKGGSDDPDNLIYSCTKCNAFKSDYWPDSDVQPVLWNPRIELQTCI; encoded by the coding sequence GTGAGCATTACAGCAGAGACTCGCTTGCTGGTACGTGAGCGGGCGGGGTTCGCCTGTGAGTTCTGTGGTGTTACTGAAACGGACACTGCTGCTGAGTTAACCGTTGACCACTATCAACCTCAGGCAAAAGGTGGCAGCGATGACCCTGATAATCTGATTTACAGCTGTACCAAATGTAATGCTTTCAAGTCAGATTATTGGCCTGATAGCGATGTACAGCCCGTTCTGTGGAATCCACGTATTGAGTTGCAAACCTGCATCTGA
- a CDS encoding propionyl-CoA synthetase has product MSYKAEYERSMNDPEGFWKEKAAALKWFKNPENILSQDEHGIYHWFADGEMNTAYMALDYHVEQGRGDQLAIIYDSPVTDTKTQYTYAQLRDEVAKAAGMLKELGVEKGDRVIIYMPMIPEAVISMLAVARLGAIHSVVFGGFAAPELAVRIEDAQPKVMISASCGVEIKRVIEYKPLLDKAIALSSHKPQSCIIFQRPQATSTLIEGRDHDWNELYAKAEPADCVPVKGTDPLYILYTSGTTGKPKGVVRENGGHAVAMNYSMQAIYNVDKGDVFWAASDVGWVVGHSYIVYAPLLRGCTTIVFEGKPIMTPDAGAFWRICEEYKVKTLFTAPTAFRAIKKEDSEGAFFGKYDLSNLVAIFSAGERLDPPTQEWLMEKSGKPVIDHWWQTETGWGITANLQGIEPMPVKLGSSTVPTPGFNVKILDDAGRELSANEQGYIALKLPLPPSCLATVWGDVEKFKDSYLSSFPGYYASGDGGYIDEDGYVFVMGRVDDVINVAGHRLSTGEMEEVVGGHPSVAECAVVARDDDLKGQIPMGLVVLKSGVEADEAELGKELVQLIRSSIGAIACYKDTYIVKRLPKTRSGKILRKSMRQMVNGQPYAVPSTIDDPGIMPEIEALLKEKGVIG; this is encoded by the coding sequence ATGAGTTACAAAGCCGAATACGAACGGTCAATGAATGACCCTGAAGGTTTCTGGAAAGAGAAAGCCGCTGCCCTGAAATGGTTTAAAAACCCTGAAAATATCCTGTCACAGGATGAGCACGGCATTTACCACTGGTTCGCCGACGGCGAAATGAACACCGCTTACATGGCGCTCGACTATCACGTTGAGCAAGGCCGTGGCGACCAGCTGGCGATCATTTACGACTCACCGGTAACGGATACCAAAACTCAGTACACCTACGCCCAACTGCGCGATGAAGTTGCCAAAGCAGCGGGTATGCTGAAAGAGCTGGGTGTAGAAAAAGGCGACCGCGTGATCATCTACATGCCGATGATCCCCGAAGCGGTCATTTCCATGCTGGCGGTGGCGCGTCTGGGTGCTATCCATTCCGTTGTGTTCGGCGGTTTTGCGGCACCGGAACTGGCCGTGCGTATCGAAGACGCGCAGCCGAAGGTGATGATTTCCGCTTCCTGCGGTGTCGAAATCAAGCGCGTGATTGAGTACAAGCCACTGCTGGACAAGGCCATTGCCCTGTCTTCCCACAAGCCGCAAAGCTGTATCATTTTCCAGCGCCCGCAAGCCACTTCTACCCTGATCGAAGGCCGTGACCACGACTGGAACGAGCTGTATGCCAAGGCTGAGCCTGCTGACTGCGTGCCGGTCAAGGGCACTGACCCTCTGTACATCCTGTATACCTCTGGCACTACCGGCAAGCCGAAAGGCGTGGTGCGGGAAAATGGCGGTCATGCAGTGGCGATGAACTATTCCATGCAGGCCATCTACAACGTCGACAAGGGCGATGTGTTCTGGGCAGCGTCTGACGTGGGCTGGGTTGTAGGCCATTCCTACATCGTGTATGCACCGCTGTTACGCGGCTGCACTACCATTGTTTTCGAAGGCAAGCCGATCATGACTCCGGATGCTGGCGCTTTCTGGCGCATCTGTGAAGAGTACAAGGTCAAGACCCTCTTCACCGCACCGACTGCGTTCCGCGCGATCAAGAAGGAAGATTCCGAAGGTGCATTCTTCGGCAAATACGACCTGAGCAATCTGGTGGCGATCTTCTCCGCTGGCGAACGTCTCGACCCACCAACTCAGGAATGGCTGATGGAAAAATCCGGCAAACCGGTCATCGATCACTGGTGGCAGACCGAAACCGGCTGGGGCATCACCGCCAACCTGCAAGGTATTGAGCCTATGCCGGTCAAGCTGGGTTCTTCCACCGTGCCTACGCCCGGCTTCAACGTCAAAATCCTTGACGATGCAGGCAGAGAACTCAGTGCCAACGAGCAAGGTTACATTGCGCTCAAACTACCTCTGCCGCCTAGCTGTTTGGCAACCGTGTGGGGTGATGTCGAGAAGTTCAAGGACAGCTACCTTTCGTCCTTCCCTGGCTATTACGCCAGTGGTGATGGCGGCTACATCGACGAAGACGGCTATGTATTCGTCATGGGTCGCGTCGACGACGTTATCAACGTTGCCGGTCATCGCCTGTCTACCGGCGAGATGGAAGAAGTCGTGGGTGGCCATCCGTCCGTTGCCGAATGTGCGGTTGTTGCCCGCGATGACGACCTGAAGGGTCAGATTCCGATGGGTCTGGTGGTGCTGAAGTCCGGCGTGGAAGCTGACGAAGCTGAGCTTGGCAAGGAACTGGTACAGCTGATCCGCAGCAGCATCGGCGCGATTGCTTGCTACAAGGATACCTACATCGTCAAGCGTCTGCCCAAAACCCGTTCCGGCAAGATTCTGCGCAAGAGTATGCGGCAAATGGTGAACGGGCAGCCTTATGCGGTGCCTTCAACGATTGATGATCCGGGTATCATGCCGGAGATTGAGGCGTTGTTGAAAGAGAAGGGTGTGATTGGGTAA
- the prpF gene encoding 2-methylaconitate cis-trans isomerase PrpF, with the protein MSQIPQIKIPATYIRGGTSKGVFFRLEDLPEVAQVPGKARDRLFQRVIGSPDPYSAHIDGMGGATSSTSKCVILSKSSRPDHDVDYLYGQIAIDKDFVDWSGNCGNLSTAAGAFAIHAGYIDAERLAQDGVCTVRIWQANISKTIIAHVQVRDGQVQETGDFELDGVTFPAAEIILEFLDPSDDSEDGGSMFPTGNLVDQLDVPGVGSFPATMITAGIPTVFVNAADIGYTGTELREAINSDPAQLERFEKIRVAGALRMGLIKTPEEALTRQHTPKIAFVAPPVDYVASSGKTISGSEIDLLVRALSMGKLHHAMMGTAAVAIGTAAAVPGTLVNLAAGGGERNAVRFGHPSGTLRVGAEAQQVNGEWTVTKAIMSRSARILMEGWVRVPGDAF; encoded by the coding sequence ATGTCCCAGATCCCACAAATCAAAATCCCCGCCACGTATATTCGTGGCGGCACATCGAAAGGTGTGTTCTTCCGGCTGGAAGACCTGCCGGAAGTAGCACAGGTGCCGGGTAAAGCCCGTGACCGCCTGTTCCAGCGCGTCATTGGTAGCCCTGACCCCTATTCCGCGCATATTGACGGTATGGGCGGCGCAACTTCCAGCACCAGCAAATGCGTAATCCTATCGAAAAGCTCACGCCCTGATCATGACGTGGATTACCTCTACGGCCAGATCGCCATCGACAAGGACTTCGTGGACTGGAGTGGCAACTGCGGCAACCTGTCCACCGCTGCCGGTGCTTTCGCGATTCACGCTGGCTATATTGATGCCGAACGTCTGGCGCAGGATGGTGTTTGCACTGTGCGTATCTGGCAGGCCAATATCAGCAAGACCATTATCGCGCACGTACAGGTGCGTGACGGTCAGGTGCAGGAAACCGGCGATTTCGAGCTGGATGGCGTGACCTTCCCGGCGGCGGAAATCATTCTGGAATTCCTTGACCCGTCTGATGACAGTGAAGACGGCGGCAGCATGTTCCCGACCGGCAATCTGGTTGATCAGCTGGATGTGCCTGGCGTGGGCAGCTTCCCGGCCACCATGATCACTGCTGGTATTCCGACCGTGTTTGTGAATGCAGCGGATATTGGCTACACCGGCACGGAACTGCGTGAAGCCATCAACAGCGACCCGGCACAACTGGAGCGGTTTGAGAAAATCCGCGTGGCCGGTGCCTTACGCATGGGTTTGATCAAGACCCCGGAAGAGGCACTGACCCGTCAGCACACGCCCAAGATTGCGTTTGTTGCGCCGCCTGTTGACTATGTAGCATCCAGCGGCAAGACCATCAGCGGTTCTGAAATTGACCTGCTGGTGCGCGCCTTGTCGATGGGCAAACTGCATCACGCCATGATGGGCACCGCTGCGGTGGCGATTGGTACTGCCGCTGCCGTACCGGGTACGCTGGTGAATCTGGCTGCCGGTGGCGGCGAGCGCAATGCGGTGCGTTTCGGGCATCCCTCCGGTACGCTGCGGGTGGGCGCGGAAGCTCAACAGGTCAACGGTGAGTGGACTGTGACCAAGGCCATTATGAGCCGCAGTGCGCGTATTTTGATGGAAGGTTGGGTACGAGTGCCCGGCGACGCATTTTAA